The following coding sequences are from one Thermoplasmatales archaeon window:
- a CDS encoding PKD domain-containing protein gives MLKGMGINKIVLVFIGIAFLTLAFAKVGGGYPKIIFVDDDFTEDPSNHKWNSIENAINDANDGDTIYVFDGNYPKNIFVNKEVRIVGMGKNVIVNGIGKEYAINILSENVIIENFKIENASKALIKAFNNFTLKNCSLNAGNITGIEIFANNVSIINCTIEGAFIPINASGRNILLKNLKTFANNSAKGWGIMLNNSKDCILEEIAIDGIENKSIKIEKSTNISLSKISINNSFCGILLIETNSSKLSFINLSENMIGIKMEKSFNNTVNDCNFLGNIGYGIYLENSYNNSIYHNNFINNGINAFDDGANIWNKSIGNYWSDYTGGDENNDGIGDEPYINFNCKDFLPLIKKIEYPPYFIWVDDDYSEQTVGWKIDHFKNIQEAIDAIAEGGKCRVYNGTYGKVFINKSLEIFSDENAKITSASDAIVISAENLKISGFEIVGGENCIRIQNSRNVSISNCSIKNGVIGIYLINSLNCSVSNSSISSNTKGIYFFNSSFSNVYKNFIADNSYFGVEISQNSSMNKIYDCSIENNRYYGVYIVSSNNSIWHNNFINNTAFDIGANDWQSSYEKAIGNYWSNYTGKDENRDGIGDQPYELQGGAKDLYPLINKISYHPSFAWISPSFNASIPGWLIDHFSSLTDAISSLQNGGACFVFPGVYEENVRVDKEAMISGWNAIFDGRGGNAFNISARNVRIYNLVVRECWSDAGIKIFGENVTIWGCEIYNNYDGIKIYGKNATIENCSIHDNSFNGIYLANASTIRNCSIYSNNNGIFVEANSSKIENNNFKECVVCVKIVNSSLNEMYKNTFRESIYGANLSKSSENIFYFNNFINNVIDAVDDGANIWNKSIGNRSVGNYWSNYTGKDEDIDGIGDEPYIIDQNITDYFPLIKEAGQPICKFNFSPETPYSFEKVSFIDASFDFDGDIVSWIWNFGDGNYSNEKNPYHEYGKRGIYKVNLTVTDDEGKSDSMEKDINVSNRPPFANFTWNPLNPTDLENITFDASSSYDLDGSIVNYKWDFGDGSTGYGKVIEHRYIDDGSYNVTLTIIDDDGEENSTTNIINVSNRPPFANFNWSPLSPFSLENITFDASSSYDLDGSIVNYTWQFGDGSTGYGKVIEHRYIDDGSYNVTLTIIDDDGEENSTTNIINVSNRPPFANFTWSPLSPFSLENITFDASSSNDLDGFIVNYTWQFGDGNISYGINVTHRYADNGTYNVTLIIRDDDGDENSITKIINVSNVPPIANFFFLDNVTILATVYFYSDMPNYASFDPDGQIVNYTWEFGDGNKSYDKNPTHKYKNKGVYRVTLTVTDNDGAKSSISKSITVINLPPFANFTWNPLNPTDLDQIFFNANNSYDSDGSIANYTWNFGDGSVGYGINVTHKYADNGSYTVTLIITDNDGATATKEKVIEVANIAPFAIFSAPQEAREKEEVTFDASPSYDRDGSIVNYTWDFGDESAGYGKVVKHKYEKRGTYTVKLTVFDDDGANSTFYGVINIREKEKIPGFELAIIIAASAILIFMRKYRLGIWRM, from the coding sequence ATGCTTAAGGGGATGGGAATAAATAAGATAGTGCTTGTGTTTATTGGAATAGCATTCTTAACCCTGGCTTTTGCAAAAGTTGGAGGAGGATATCCAAAGATAATATTTGTTGACGATGATTTTACAGAGGATCCAAGCAATCATAAATGGAATAGTATTGAAAATGCAATAAATGATGCAAATGATGGGGATACAATATATGTTTTTGATGGAAATTACCCGAAGAATATTTTTGTAAATAAGGAGGTGAGAATTGTTGGAATGGGAAAAAATGTTATAGTAAATGGGATCGGGAAAGAATATGCAATAAATATTCTATCTGAAAATGTAATAATTGAGAATTTTAAAATAGAGAATGCAAGCAAGGCATTAATAAAAGCATTTAACAATTTTACTTTAAAGAATTGCTCTTTGAATGCAGGCAATATTACAGGTATTGAAATATTTGCAAATAATGTAAGCATAATAAACTGCACAATAGAAGGAGCATTTATACCCATTAATGCGAGCGGGAGAAATATATTATTAAAAAATCTAAAAACTTTCGCAAATAACTCCGCAAAGGGTTGGGGTATAATGTTGAATAATTCAAAAGATTGTATTCTTGAAGAAATAGCTATAGATGGAATAGAAAACAAGAGCATAAAAATAGAAAAATCAACGAACATTAGTTTATCAAAAATTTCGATAAATAATTCATTCTGCGGGATTTTATTAATTGAAACAAATAGCTCAAAGCTTTCCTTCATAAATCTTTCAGAAAACATGATAGGAATAAAAATGGAGAAATCATTCAACAATACAGTAAATGACTGCAACTTTTTAGGAAATATAGGTTATGGAATATACCTTGAAAATTCCTACAACAATTCAATATATCATAACAATTTCATAAATAATGGAATAAATGCATTTGATGATGGAGCAAACATATGGAATAAAAGCATTGGAAATTACTGGAGCGATTATACTGGCGGAGATGAAAATAATGATGGAATAGGAGATGAACCATACATTAATTTCAATTGCAAGGATTTCCTTCCGTTAATCAAAAAAATTGAATATCCTCCTTACTTCATATGGGTGGATGATGATTACAGCGAGCAAACTGTTGGTTGGAAAATAGACCATTTCAAGAATATTCAGGAAGCAATAGATGCTATTGCGGAAGGAGGAAAATGCAGAGTATATAATGGCACATATGGAAAAGTTTTCATAAATAAAAGTCTGGAAATTTTTAGCGATGAAAATGCAAAGATAACTTCCGCAAGTGATGCAATTGTTATATCAGCTGAAAATTTAAAGATTAGTGGATTTGAGATAGTTGGAGGAGAAAATTGCATTAGAATCCAAAATTCAAGAAATGTTAGCATTTCCAATTGTAGTATTAAAAACGGGGTAATTGGAATATACTTAATAAATTCTTTGAATTGCTCAGTTTCAAATTCCTCAATATCAAGTAATACAAAAGGGATTTACTTCTTTAACTCTTCTTTCTCAAATGTGTATAAGAATTTTATAGCGGACAATTCCTATTTTGGAGTGGAGATAAGCCAGAACTCATCTATGAATAAGATATATGATTGCTCAATAGAAAACAATAGATATTATGGAGTTTATATAGTTTCATCAAATAACAGTATATGGCATAACAATTTCATAAACAACACCGCTTTTGATATAGGAGCAAATGACTGGCAATCAAGCTATGAGAAAGCTATTGGAAACTACTGGAGCAATTACACGGGCAAAGACGAAAACAGGGATGGAATAGGAGATCAGCCCTATGAATTGCAAGGTGGAGCAAAAGATTTATATCCTTTAATTAACAAAATTTCTTACCACCCATCCTTTGCATGGATTAGCCCGTCTTTTAATGCTTCAATTCCAGGATGGCTCATTGACCATTTCTCCTCGCTTACTGATGCAATTTCTTCACTGCAAAATGGGGGCGCCTGCTTCGTTTTTCCTGGGGTTTATGAGGAGAATGTCAGGGTAGATAAGGAAGCTATGATAAGTGGATGGAATGCAATATTTGATGGGAGAGGGGGAAATGCTTTCAATATCTCTGCAAGAAATGTTAGAATTTATAATCTTGTTGTAAGGGAATGCTGGAGTGATGCGGGAATAAAAATTTTTGGGGAAAATGTGACAATTTGGGGATGCGAGATATATAATAATTACGATGGGATAAAAATATATGGGAAGAATGCAACAATAGAGAATTGCTCAATTCATGATAATTCATTCAATGGGATTTATCTTGCTAATGCTTCCACTATAAGAAATTGCTCAATATATTCCAACAATAATGGAATTTTTGTAGAAGCTAATTCAAGCAAAATAGAAAATAATAATTTTAAGGAATGCGTTGTATGTGTCAAAATAGTTAATTCTTCTTTGAATGAGATGTATAAAAATACTTTCAGGGAGAGCATTTATGGAGCTAATCTTTCAAAGTCCTCTGAGAATATTTTCTACTTCAACAATTTCATAAATAATGTAATAGATGCAGTTGATGATGGAGCAAATATATGGAATAAAAGCATTGGAAACAGAAGCGTTGGAAATTACTGGAGTAACTATACTGGCAAAGATGAAGATATTGATGGAATAGGAGATGAACCATATATAATAGATCAAAATATCACTGATTATTTCCCGTTGATAAAGGAAGCGGGCCAACCGATATGCAAATTTAATTTCTCCCCAGAAACTCCCTATTCTTTTGAAAAAGTGTCTTTCATCGATGCTTCTTTTGATTTCGATGGAGATATTGTTTCATGGATTTGGAATTTTGGAGATGGAAATTATAGCAATGAAAAAAATCCTTATCATGAATACGGTAAAAGAGGGATTTATAAAGTAAATTTGACGGTTACTGATGATGAAGGAAAAAGCGATAGCATGGAAAAAGATATAAATGTCTCAAATCGTCCACCTTTCGCAAACTTCACTTGGAATCCATTAAATCCAACAGATTTAGAAAACATTACTTTTGATGCTTCTTCAAGCTATGATTTAGATGGCTCCATAGTTAATTATAAATGGGATTTTGGAGATGGAAGCACTGGATATGGAAAAGTGATTGAGCATAGATATATCGATGATGGAAGCTATAATGTAACTCTCACTATAATAGATGATGATGGAGAGGAAAACAGTACAACAAATATAATAAATGTCTCAAATCGTCCACCTTTTGCAAACTTTAATTGGAGTCCATTAAGCCCGTTCTCTCTTGAAAATATTACTTTTGATGCTTCTTCAAGCTATGATTTAGATGGCTCCATAGTTAATTATACATGGCAATTTGGAGATGGAAGCACTGGATATGGAAAAGTGATTGAGCATAGATATATCGATGATGGAAGCTATAATGTAACTCTCACTATAATAGATGATGATGGAGAGGAAAACAGTACAACAAATATAATAAATGTCTCAAATCGTCCACCTTTTGCAAACTTTACTTGGAGTCCATTAAGCCCGTTCTCTCTTGAAAACATTACTTTTGATGCTTCTTCAAGCAATGATTTAGATGGCTTCATAGTTAATTATACATGGCAATTTGGAGATGGAAACATTAGCTATGGAATAAATGTAACCCATAGATATGCGGATAATGGAACATATAATGTAACTCTCATTATAAGAGATGATGATGGAGATGAAAACAGTATAACAAAGATAATAAATGTATCAAATGTTCCACCTATTGCAAACTTCTTCTTTTTAGATAATGTTACAATTCTTGCTACAGTTTATTTCTATTCAGATATGCCAAATTATGCATCTTTTGATCCAGACGGGCAAATAGTTAATTATACATGGGAATTTGGAGATGGAAACAAAAGCTATGATAAAAATCCAACTCATAAATATAAAAACAAAGGTGTTTATAGAGTAACTCTAACTGTAACTGATAATGATGGGGCTAAATCAAGCATTTCAAAATCAATCACAGTAATTAATCTTCCTCCTTTTGCAAACTTTACATGGAATCCATTAAATCCAACAGATTTAGACCAAATATTCTTCAATGCAAATAATAGCTATGATTCAGATGGCTCCATTGCCAACTATACCTGGAATTTTGGAGATGGAAGCGTTGGATATGGAATAAATGTAACCCATAAATATGCGGATAATGGAAGCTATACCGTAACTCTTATTATTACAGATAATGATGGGGCTACCGCTACAAAGGAAAAAGTTATAGAAGTAGCAAATATTGCTCCTTTTGCGATTTTCTCCGCCCCCCAGGAGGCGAGGGAGAAAGAAGAGGTTACATTTGATGCATCTCCAAGCTATGATAGGGATGGGTCCATTGTTAATTATACATGGGATTTTGGAGATGAAAGCGCTGGATATGGGAAAGTGGTGAAGCATAAGTATGAGAAGAGAGGGACATATACTGTAAAATTGACTGTTTTTGATGATGATGGGGCAAATAGCACTTTTTATGGAGTTATAAATATAAGGGAGAAGGAAAAAATACCTGGATTTGAGCTTGCGATAATAATAGCTGCTTCAGCAATTCTTATATTTATGAGGAAATATAGATTAGGAATATGGAGAATGTAA
- a CDS encoding O-acetyl-ADP-ribose deacetylase, which translates to MIIQIGKSTLEILKGDITTQQVEAVVNAANPQLTPGGGVSGAIHRAAGKELWEECKKLGGCRPGEAKITKGYRLAKYVIHTVGPIYTGRQEDEMILAECYRNSLKIAVEHGVKSIAFPAISTGIYGYPVEEAAKISLETILSFLKQGYEMEVRIVLYDDKTYLTFLRVAEELKKFLKQ; encoded by the coding sequence ATGATAATCCAAATAGGCAAATCAACTCTTGAAATATTAAAAGGAGATATAACCACCCAACAAGTAGAGGCGGTTGTAAATGCAGCAAATCCCCAACTCACGCCTGGCGGAGGGGTGAGCGGGGCAATTCACAGAGCGGCGGGAAAAGAGCTCTGGGAGGAATGCAAGAAGCTAGGCGGATGCAGGCCGGGGGAGGCAAAAATTACTAAGGGTTATAGATTGGCGAAATATGTGATTCATACTGTTGGGCCAATTTATACAGGGAGGCAGGAGGATGAGATGATTCTTGCGGAATGCTACAGGAATAGCTTGAAGATTGCGGTTGAGCATGGGGTAAAGAGCATTGCATTTCCAGCGATAAGCACGGGCATATATGGCTATCCTGTTGAGGAAGCGGCAAAAATTTCTCTTGAAACAATTTTATCTTTTTTAAAGCAAGGATATGAAATGGAAGTGAGAATTGTTCTTTATGATGATAAAACATATTTAACTTTTTTAAGAGTGGCGGAAGAATTGAAAAAATTTTTAAAACAATAG
- a CDS encoding formate--tetrahydrofolate ligase, which translates to MLQPIEEIAKKIGIKEDELIPYGRYKAKVKLDILKRLKGRKNGKLILITTINPTFEGEGKTTITIGLAQALSKLGKKACLAIREPSIAPLMGAKGGGTGGGKSKVEPSQDINMHFTGDKYAVSIAHNLLSSLIDNHIFYGNSFGIDPRYILWPRVIDIGDRSLRNVVIGLGGAKDGVPREEKFSITAASEIMAILCLSESIKEIKERIGKIIVAYSRENEPIRAEKFNAVGAMCALLKDAIMPNLVQTTENIPAFVHGGPFANIAHGASSLIATRMGLKLADYFVTEAGFGTDLGAEKFFDIVCRNNLKPDIAVIVVSLKSLKWHGGMDIEDAKRKENINAVKKGLENLEKHIENIQTFGLPMVVALNKFENDSEKEIRVVEKFCEEKGVPFAVAEVYEEGGEGGIELAGKVIDTIYNNKPKFRFLYENDFSVKEKIEIISGKIYGAEKVVYTLPAEDEIRRINKIGLNCLPVCIAKTPYSLSDDPSLRGRPKNFKITVKEIRISAGAGFLVPITGKITTMPGLPMKPSAENIDVDEGGNIIGV; encoded by the coding sequence ATGCTCCAGCCCATAGAAGAAATTGCAAAAAAGATTGGAATAAAAGAGGATGAATTAATTCCATATGGAAGATATAAAGCAAAAGTAAAGCTTGACATCTTAAAAAGGCTAAAAGGAAGAAAAAACGGAAAGCTCATTCTTATAACAACCATAAACCCCACTTTTGAAGGAGAAGGAAAAACAACAATCACAATCGGCCTAGCTCAAGCCCTCTCAAAGCTCGGAAAAAAGGCGTGCCTCGCAATAAGGGAGCCAAGCATCGCCCCCCTTATGGGCGCAAAAGGCGGTGGCACAGGCGGGGGGAAAAGCAAAGTTGAGCCATCTCAGGATATAAATATGCATTTTACTGGAGATAAATATGCGGTGAGTATAGCCCATAACCTGCTTTCCTCGCTCATTGACAATCATATCTTTTATGGAAATTCTTTTGGGATAGATCCGAGATATATTTTGTGGCCGAGAGTAATTGATATAGGGGATAGAAGTTTGAGGAATGTTGTTATTGGACTCGGTGGTGCAAAAGATGGAGTGCCAAGAGAAGAGAAATTTTCAATTACCGCAGCATCGGAAATAATGGCAATTCTCTGTTTAAGCGAGAGCATAAAGGAAATAAAGGAAAGGATAGGCAAAATAATAGTTGCATATTCTCGTGAAAATGAGCCAATAAGAGCGGAAAAATTTAATGCGGTTGGAGCAATGTGCGCTCTGCTTAAAGATGCAATAATGCCTAACTTAGTCCAGACAACAGAAAATATTCCCGCTTTTGTTCATGGCGGTCCTTTTGCAAATATTGCTCATGGGGCAAGCAGTTTAATTGCAACAAGAATGGGGCTTAAGCTCGCTGACTATTTTGTAACAGAAGCGGGATTTGGGACTGATCTAGGAGCGGAGAAATTTTTTGACATAGTTTGCAGAAACAATTTAAAGCCAGATATAGCGGTAATTGTAGTTTCATTAAAATCTCTCAAATGGCATGGAGGAATGGATATTGAAGATGCAAAAAGAAAGGAAAATATAAATGCGGTTAAGAAAGGGCTTGAAAATCTTGAAAAACATATTGAAAATATTCAAACTTTTGGTTTGCCAATGGTTGTTGCTCTCAATAAGTTTGAGAATGATAGCGAAAAAGAAATAAGGGTTGTGGAGAAATTTTGCGAGGAAAAAGGCGTGCCCTTCGCGGTGGCGGAAGTGTATGAAGAGGGAGGAGAAGGAGGAATTGAGCTTGCGGGAAAAGTTATAGATACCATATATAATAATAAGCCAAAATTCAGGTTTTTATATGAAAATGATTTTTCGGTGAAAGAAAAGATAGAGATAATTTCTGGAAAAATATATGGGGCGGAGAAGGTTGTTTATACATTGCCAGCGGAAGATGAAATAAGAAGAATAAATAAAATAGGGCTGAATTGCTTGCCAGTTTGTATTGCAAAAACACCATATAGCTTATCAGACGATCCTTCTTTAAGAGGGAGGCCAAAAAATTTCAAGATAACAGTAAAGGAAATAAGGATATCTGCGGGAGCGGGCTTCCTTGTTCCAATTACTGGAAAAATAACAACAATGCCTGGACTGCCAATGAAGCCATCAGCGGAAAATATAGATGTAGATGAGGGAGGAAATATAATTGGGGTTTAA
- a CDS encoding HD domain-containing protein: MENVKFIRDSLYGNIKVSGAILELLETPELQRLHGIKQLGFTYLVYPGANHTRLEHSLGTSFIASKICEALDIKNEGIVVASLLHDVGHGPFSHTLEAILHERTGKNHVDIGKEIILGKISNGVAEVLDKHGIDKEEIVKILDGKKGYHSEIIHGPLDADQIDYLMRDAYYTGVAYGVIDSDRLIQTMKLYDGKIVFEKKGISALESLLVARALMYSSVYLHKTVRIAELMLVKAIKKASDFNFSLLTDCELIEKLKSEGEFQRDIVNRLKYRKLFKKAFAKSFDEMNEKEKEIIAEIENPSYIEEEIARKVGIDDGYVIVDIPGKDILLSEPRIRKVDIKIFEDGKIRNIGEITPIANALQMRGITDWAIMVSCPEEYRSKVEKYSNEIIFGIK, from the coding sequence ATGGAGAATGTAAAATTTATAAGAGATTCATTGTATGGAAATATAAAAGTAAGCGGGGCTATTCTTGAATTGCTTGAAACTCCAGAATTGCAGAGATTGCACGGAATAAAACAACTCGGCTTCACCTATCTTGTTTATCCTGGAGCAAATCATACAAGGCTTGAGCATTCTCTTGGAACATCATTTATAGCAAGTAAAATATGTGAAGCACTTGATATAAAAAATGAGGGAATTGTTGTTGCATCTCTTCTTCATGATGTTGGTCATGGCCCATTTTCACATACCCTTGAAGCTATATTGCATGAAAGAACTGGTAAAAATCATGTGGATATAGGAAAGGAAATTATCCTTGGCAAGATAAGCAATGGGGTTGCGGAAGTTCTAGATAAACATGGAATAGATAAAGAAGAGATTGTTAAGATTCTTGATGGAAAGAAAGGATATCATTCAGAGATAATACATGGCCCCCTTGATGCGGATCAAATAGATTATTTGATGAGAGATGCATATTATACAGGTGTAGCATATGGAGTTATAGATAGTGATAGATTAATTCAAACAATGAAATTATATGATGGAAAAATTGTTTTTGAAAAGAAGGGAATAAGTGCTCTTGAAAGCCTTCTTGTTGCAAGGGCATTGATGTATTCCTCTGTATATCTTCATAAAACTGTAAGAATAGCGGAATTGATGCTCGTTAAAGCAATAAAAAAAGCAAGTGATTTTAATTTTTCACTGCTTACAGATTGTGAGCTGATTGAAAAGCTTAAAAGCGAGGGAGAATTTCAGAGAGATATTGTGAATAGGCTGAAATATAGAAAGCTCTTCAAAAAAGCATTTGCAAAAAGTTTTGATGAGATGAATGAGAAAGAAAAAGAAATTATTGCAGAAATAGAAAATCCAAGCTATATTGAGGAAGAGATTGCAAGAAAAGTTGGAATAGATGATGGATATGTAATTGTTGATATTCCTGGAAAGGATATATTGCTTTCAGAGCCAAGAATAAGGAAAGTAGATATAAAAATTTTTGAGGATGGAAAGATAAGAAACATAGGGGAGATAACTCCTATAGCAAATGCCCTTCAGATGAGAGGAATTACAGATTGGGCAATAATGGTTTCCTGTCCTGAAGAATATAGAAGCAAAGTAGAAAAGTATTCAAATGAAATAATATTTGGGATAAAATGA
- a CDS encoding phenylacetate--CoA ligase produces the protein MKFWDEKIETMPLEELKKLQLRRLKKVVKIAYERNEIYHRKFDEKGIKPSDIKSLDDLSKLPFLTKEEMRNYYPFGLLCVQLDDCVELHASSGTTGKPVVNVYTRKDIEIWADVMARALWANGLRKNDIMQNSYGYGLFTGAHGFEKGAQKIGSLVIPVSSGNTKRQINIMKDFGATSIACTPSYALYMAEVAEEMGFCPREDFSLRLGFFGAEAWSDEMRRKIEEKWGIRACEHYGLTEIIGPGVVSECEEKKLHINADHFLPEIIDPKTGERIEEGEGELVFTTLTKEAFPAIRFRTRDIASYSEEKCICGRTLPIQSRIKGRSDDMMKVKGVIVFPSQIEEAIIKAGGSENYQIVKKKEGEISTLLVRVEGEDEGIAKRIEDEIYTMLSLHIPVEIAKPGSLPRSEGKAKRIVEE, from the coding sequence ATGAAATTCTGGGATGAAAAAATTGAAACGATGCCACTGGAAGAGCTAAAAAAGCTTCAGCTGAGAAGGCTTAAAAAAGTGGTTAAGATTGCTTATGAAAGAAATGAGATATATCATCGCAAATTTGATGAAAAAGGAATAAAGCCATCTGATATAAAAAGCTTGGATGATTTATCAAAATTACCATTTCTTACAAAAGAAGAGATGAGAAATTATTATCCATTTGGATTGCTCTGCGTTCAGCTTGATGATTGTGTTGAATTGCATGCATCATCAGGAACAACTGGAAAGCCGGTTGTAAATGTATATACACGCAAGGATATCGAGATATGGGCTGATGTAATGGCAAGAGCTCTCTGGGCAAACGGACTGAGGAAAAATGATATAATGCAGAATTCCTATGGATATGGATTATTTACAGGAGCTCATGGATTTGAAAAAGGAGCTCAAAAAATTGGCTCACTTGTTATTCCTGTGAGCTCTGGAAATACAAAAAGGCAGATAAATATAATGAAAGATTTTGGGGCAACAAGCATTGCTTGCACTCCAAGCTATGCTTTATATATGGCGGAAGTTGCGGAGGAAATGGGATTTTGCCCCAGAGAAGATTTTTCTCTTCGCCTTGGATTTTTTGGGGCGGAGGCATGGAGCGATGAAATGAGGAGGAAAATTGAGGAGAAGTGGGGAATAAGGGCATGTGAGCATTATGGGCTTACTGAAATAATAGGGCCTGGAGTGGTCAGCGAATGTGAGGAAAAGAAATTGCATATAAATGCGGATCATTTCCTGCCTGAAATAATTGATCCGAAAACAGGGGAAAGAATTGAAGAAGGAGAGGGGGAGCTTGTTTTCACAACTCTAACAAAAGAGGCATTTCCCGCAATAAGATTCAGGACAAGAGATATAGCAAGTTATAGCGAGGAAAAATGCATTTGCGGACGAACACTACCAATTCAATCACGCATTAAGGGAAGGAGCGATGATATGATGAAGGTTAAAGGAGTAATAGTATTTCCAAGCCAGATAGAGGAGGCGATAATAAAGGCGGGAGGAAGCGAAAATTATCAGATAGTGAAGAAAAAAGAAGGAGAAATCTCAACTCTTTTAGTTAGAGTTGAAGGAGAAGATGAGGGAATTGCAAAAAGAATAGAGGATGAAATATATACAATGCTTAGCCTGCATATTCCTGTTGAAATTGCAAAGCCTGGCTCGCTTCCAAGAAGCGAAGGAAAAGCAAAAAGAATTGTGGAGGAGTAA
- the uppS gene encoding di-trans,poly-cis-decaprenylcistransferase yields MVDIRNKADEFGERLIETNFARQVIDKIKNNKLFRLIYREAERIIEKKMLEEIKRGGVPKHIAIIMDGNRRYAMKSGLPPYKGHEIGEDKLKEVIEWCYEIGTKILTVFAFSTDNFKRPREEVNHLMKLFEEDLKKLSEDNRIHEKKVRIKIIGNIELLPDEVRKAALDIMKKTENYEDYFLNIAIGYGGREEILEAIRRIAKDIENGRIKPEKIDKETVASYLYTSHLPFPDPDLVMRTSGEERISNFLLWQLAYSELYFTDVYWPALKKTDFLKAIQSYQRRQRRYGE; encoded by the coding sequence ATGGTTGATATAAGGAATAAAGCGGATGAATTTGGGGAAAGATTAATAGAAACAAATTTTGCAAGGCAGGTCATTGATAAAATAAAAAATAACAAGCTTTTCAGGCTAATATATAGAGAAGCGGAAAGGATAATTGAAAAAAAGATGCTCGAAGAGATAAAAAGAGGAGGAGTTCCAAAGCATATAGCAATAATAATGGATGGAAACAGGAGATATGCAATGAAATCTGGCTTACCTCCTTATAAAGGGCATGAAATTGGGGAAGATAAGCTTAAAGAAGTGATAGAATGGTGCTATGAAATAGGGACAAAAATATTGACTGTTTTTGCATTTTCAACAGATAATTTTAAAAGACCAAGAGAAGAAGTTAATCATTTGATGAAACTTTTTGAAGAGGATTTAAAAAAATTATCTGAAGATAACAGGATACATGAAAAAAAAGTGAGAATAAAAATCATTGGAAACATTGAGCTTTTGCCAGATGAAGTAAGGAAAGCTGCACTTGATATAATGAAAAAAACTGAAAATTATGAGGATTATTTCCTAAATATAGCAATTGGATATGGTGGAAGGGAGGAAATTTTAGAAGCAATAAGGAGGATAGCAAAAGATATTGAAAATGGAAGAATAAAGCCAGAAAAAATAGATAAGGAAACCGTCGCTTCATATCTTTACACATCTCATCTTCCTTTCCCTGATCCAGACTTAGTTATGAGGACATCTGGTGAAGAAAGAATATCAAATTTTTTATTGTGGCAACTTGCTTATTCAGAGCTATATTTTACGGATGTATATTGGCCCGCTCTGAAAAAAACAGATTTTTTAAAAGCAATTCAGTCATATCAGAGGAGGCAGAGAAGATATGGAGAATAA
- a CDS encoding DUF131 domain-containing protein codes for MENKFSLVFFIFAIISFIFAFIEGELKGGIFIIFPFIYGSGLFSFLGIIFLFLSFIMFFVGSFKRIEREVEYNECKETKETKGGVILIGPFPIVISDSMKTALFLLIISMFIFIFFFLLFLLYRAKLF; via the coding sequence ATGGAGAATAAATTTTCCTTAGTATTCTTTATATTTGCAATTATCTCTTTTATATTCGCATTTATTGAAGGCGAGTTAAAAGGAGGCATCTTCATAATTTTTCCCTTTATTTATGGCAGTGGATTATTCTCTTTCCTCGGAATAATTTTTCTTTTCCTGTCATTTATTATGTTTTTTGTTGGCTCCTTTAAAAGAATTGAAAGAGAGGTTGAATATAATGAATGCAAGGAAACCAAGGAAACAAAAGGAGGGGTTATTTTAATAGGTCCCTTTCCAATAGTTATTTCAGATAGCATGAAAACCGCTTTATTTCTTTTAATAATTTCAATGTTTATCTTTATATTTTTCTTCCTGCTGTTTTTGCTTTATAGAGCAAAATTATTTTAA